In one Lolium rigidum isolate FL_2022 chromosome 3, APGP_CSIRO_Lrig_0.1, whole genome shotgun sequence genomic region, the following are encoded:
- the LOC124698404 gene encoding uncharacterized protein LOC124698404 isoform X2, translating to MYIRVKRNKTTYFIQFDPTETTLSIKQKLHSIIDQPPSNQRLILLATHDVLDDSKTLANQKVENDAVVALTLRQDDNQFEDVYIAAPEDSPS from the exons ATGTATATCCGAGTGAAGCGAAACAAGACGACCTACTTCATACAATTTGATCCAACTGAGACAACTTTAAGCATTAAACAAAAATTGCATTCAATAATTGATCAGCCTCCCAGTAATCAACGACTGATCTTGTTGGCAACACATGATGTACTGGATGACTCAAAGACGTTGGCAAATCAGAAG GTTGAAAATGATGCTGTTGTTGCATTAACACTGAGACAAG ATGATAATCAGTTCGAGGATGTTTACATCGCAGCGCCGGAAGACTCGCCATCATGA
- the LOC124698404 gene encoding uncharacterized protein LOC124698404 isoform X1 yields the protein MQAMYIRVKRNKTTYFIQFDPTETTLSIKQKLHSIIDQPPSNQRLILLATHDVLDDSKTLANQKVENDAVVALTLRQDDNQFEDVYIAAPEDSPS from the exons ATGCAGGCAATGTATATCCGAGTGAAGCGAAACAAGACGACCTACTTCATACAATTTGATCCAACTGAGACAACTTTAAGCATTAAACAAAAATTGCATTCAATAATTGATCAGCCTCCCAGTAATCAACGACTGATCTTGTTGGCAACACATGATGTACTGGATGACTCAAAGACGTTGGCAAATCAGAAG GTTGAAAATGATGCTGTTGTTGCATTAACACTGAGACAAG ATGATAATCAGTTCGAGGATGTTTACATCGCAGCGCCGGAAGACTCGCCATCATGA